Within the Kribbella aluminosa genome, the region GGCCTGTCGCTGCCGGGCAACGGCTCCGTCCTGGCCACCCACACCGCTCGCCGCGCGCTGTACGAGAGCGCCGGCGAGACCGTCGTCCGGATCACCAAGCGGTACTACGACAACGACGACGCCACGGTGCTGCCGCGGAACATCGCGTCCAAGGAGGCCTTCGGCAACGCAATGGCCCTGGACATCGCGATGGGCGGATCGACGAACACGATCCTGCACCTGCTGGCCGCCGCGCAGGAGGCCGAGGTCGGGTTCGACCTGGACGACATCAACGCCGTCTCCCGCCGGGTCCCGTGCCTGGCGAAGGTCGCCCCGAACGTGGCGCCACAAGGCACCTACTACATGGAGGACGTGCACCGGGCCGGCGGAATCCCGGCGATCCTCGGCGAGCTGCACCGCGCCGGTCTGCTGAACGAGAACGTGCACACCGTGCACAGCGACTCGATCGACGACTGGCTGAAGACCTGGGACGTGCGCGGCGGATCGCCGTCGCCGGAGGCCGTCGAGCTGTGGCACGCGGCGCCGGGCTGCAAGCGGTCCGCGACCGCGTTCTCCCAGTCCGAGCGCTGGGACACGCTGGACACCGACGCGGCCGGCGGCTGCATCCGCGACCGCGAGCACGCGTACTCCACGGACGGCGGTCTCGGCGTACTGAAGGGCAACCTGGCTGTCGACGGCTGCGTCGTGAAGACGGCCGGTGTGGACGAGTCGATCTGGACCTTCGAGGGCCCTGCCGTGGTGTGCGAGTCGCAGGAGGAGGCCGTCGAGAAGATCCTCGCCAAGCAGGTCACGCCCGGCGACGTCGTCGTGATCCGCTACGAGGGGCCGAAGGGCGGTCCGGGCATGCAGGAGATGCTGTACCCGACGTCGTTCCTCAAGGGCCGCGGTCTCGGCAAGGTGTGCGCACTGGTCACCGACGGCCGCTTCTCCGGCGGT harbors:
- the ilvD gene encoding dihydroxy-acid dehydratase; this encodes MPALRSRTVTHGRNMAGARALMQASGVAREDFGKPIIAVANSFTEFVPGHTHLAPVGRIVSAAIHAAGGIAREFNTIAVDDGIAMGHGGMLYSLPSRDLIADSVEYMVEAHCADALVCISNCDKITPGMLNAALRLNIPTVFVSGGPMEAGRATLVDGTVRKLDLIDAMSEAVNENVSDADILRIEENACPTCGSCSGMFTANSMNCLTEAIGLSLPGNGSVLATHTARRALYESAGETVVRITKRYYDNDDATVLPRNIASKEAFGNAMALDIAMGGSTNTILHLLAAAQEAEVGFDLDDINAVSRRVPCLAKVAPNVAPQGTYYMEDVHRAGGIPAILGELHRAGLLNENVHTVHSDSIDDWLKTWDVRGGSPSPEAVELWHAAPGCKRSATAFSQSERWDTLDTDAAGGCIRDREHAYSTDGGLGVLKGNLAVDGCVVKTAGVDESIWTFEGPAVVCESQEEAVEKILAKQVTPGDVVVIRYEGPKGGPGMQEMLYPTSFLKGRGLGKVCALVTDGRFSGGTSGLSIGHVSPEAASGGTIALVQDGDRIRIDIPNRSIELLVSDEELATREAALGGVYAPKNRERKVSNALRTYAAMATSADKGAVRDISKFG